One region of Quercus lobata isolate SW786 chromosome 2, ValleyOak3.0 Primary Assembly, whole genome shotgun sequence genomic DNA includes:
- the LOC115977945 gene encoding UPF0496 protein At1g20180 isoform X1, with translation MSQMRKSIRWPKLKSPFRRAGRSPIEDADSLSSVNDEYMEAFRTKSYTDMWDKVHDQLESTSMKRPSSSTSLSLHTHLSESLLEPRQETLAEMIQGMDLHHLLIDYFKASLEACKICEILLQSVHQTHANYRKIKRVIKLSRSVHDSEDYTDDQCKVIFGKLAAFASMKNPLSIISPEQFRETRDGYMVLLQRLTSKHRKIKRNVRFGKIWKKVGGVALVMSHTAILILLLLFALHSIVGIVAAPALLACSLGLCTKKMKGAWGGLKAKLPGKLDEQIDVAAKGVYILVNDFDTMSRMVKRLHDEVEHRKAVADICVKSGKFEILKEVVRDFHVHESSFQEQLEELEEHIYLCFLTINRSRRLVIQEIMVAHH, from the exons ATGTCCCAGATGAGAAAGAGTATTCGTTGGCCCAAGTTGAAATCTCCCTTCAGAAGGGCTG GCAGATCACCGATAGAAGATGCCGATAGCTTGTCAAGCGTAAATGATGAATACATGGAAGCTTTCAGAACAAAATCTTATACAGATATGTGGGACAAAGTTCATGACCAGCTAGAAAGTACAAGCATGAAGAGACCTTCTTCATCGACTTCTCTTTCACTTCACACGCATCTCTCCGAAAGCTTACTTGAACCACGGCAAGAAACCCTAGCAGAAATGATACAAGGCATGGATCTTCATCACCTTCTAATTGACTATTTTAAAGCCAGCTTAGAAGCATGTAAGATTTGTGAGATACTCCTTCAAAGTGTACATCAAACGCATGCTAATTATCGAAAAATCAAAAGAGTTATCAAGCTAAGTAGAAGTGTGCACGATTCTGAAGATTACACTGATGACCAATGTAAGGTTATTTTTGGAAAGCTTGCTGCATTTGCATCAATGAAAAACCCGTTATCGATTATTAGCCCGGAACAATTTCGTGAAACTCGTGATGGCTACATGGTGTTGCTCCAAAGGCTTACATCAAAACATAGAAAGATTAAAAGGAATGTAAGATTTGGTAAAATATGGAAGAAAGTTGGCGGGGTTGCTCTTGTTATGTCTCATACTGCAATTCTGATTCTGTTGCTACTCTTTGCATTGCATAGCATTGTGGGAATTGTTGCTGCACCAGCGCTTCTTGCTTGTTCCTTGGGTCTATGTACGAAGAAAATGAAGGGAGCTTGGGGAGGGCTCAAGGCAAAATTGCCTGGAAAACTTGATGAGCAAATTGATGTTGCTGCCAAAGGGGTTTATATATTAGTCAATGATTTTGATACGATGAGTCGGATGGTTAAGAGATTACATGACGAAGTAGAACACCGAAAAGCTGTGGCGGATATATGTGTTAAGAGCGGAAAATTTGAGATATTGAAGGAGGTTGTGAGGGACTTTCATGTCCATGAGTCAAGCTTCCAGGAACAATTAGAAGAGCTTGAAGAACATATCTACTTGTGCTTTCTCACAATAAACAGATCTAGGAGGCTTGTAATTCAAGAGATAATGGTAGCCCACCATTGA
- the LOC115977945 gene encoding UPF0496 protein At1g20180 isoform X2: protein MEAFRTKSYTDMWDKVHDQLESTSMKRPSSSTSLSLHTHLSESLLEPRQETLAEMIQGMDLHHLLIDYFKASLEACKICEILLQSVHQTHANYRKIKRVIKLSRSVHDSEDYTDDQCKVIFGKLAAFASMKNPLSIISPEQFRETRDGYMVLLQRLTSKHRKIKRNVRFGKIWKKVGGVALVMSHTAILILLLLFALHSIVGIVAAPALLACSLGLCTKKMKGAWGGLKAKLPGKLDEQIDVAAKGVYILVNDFDTMSRMVKRLHDEVEHRKAVADICVKSGKFEILKEVVRDFHVHESSFQEQLEELEEHIYLCFLTINRSRRLVIQEIMVAHH, encoded by the coding sequence ATGGAAGCTTTCAGAACAAAATCTTATACAGATATGTGGGACAAAGTTCATGACCAGCTAGAAAGTACAAGCATGAAGAGACCTTCTTCATCGACTTCTCTTTCACTTCACACGCATCTCTCCGAAAGCTTACTTGAACCACGGCAAGAAACCCTAGCAGAAATGATACAAGGCATGGATCTTCATCACCTTCTAATTGACTATTTTAAAGCCAGCTTAGAAGCATGTAAGATTTGTGAGATACTCCTTCAAAGTGTACATCAAACGCATGCTAATTATCGAAAAATCAAAAGAGTTATCAAGCTAAGTAGAAGTGTGCACGATTCTGAAGATTACACTGATGACCAATGTAAGGTTATTTTTGGAAAGCTTGCTGCATTTGCATCAATGAAAAACCCGTTATCGATTATTAGCCCGGAACAATTTCGTGAAACTCGTGATGGCTACATGGTGTTGCTCCAAAGGCTTACATCAAAACATAGAAAGATTAAAAGGAATGTAAGATTTGGTAAAATATGGAAGAAAGTTGGCGGGGTTGCTCTTGTTATGTCTCATACTGCAATTCTGATTCTGTTGCTACTCTTTGCATTGCATAGCATTGTGGGAATTGTTGCTGCACCAGCGCTTCTTGCTTGTTCCTTGGGTCTATGTACGAAGAAAATGAAGGGAGCTTGGGGAGGGCTCAAGGCAAAATTGCCTGGAAAACTTGATGAGCAAATTGATGTTGCTGCCAAAGGGGTTTATATATTAGTCAATGATTTTGATACGATGAGTCGGATGGTTAAGAGATTACATGACGAAGTAGAACACCGAAAAGCTGTGGCGGATATATGTGTTAAGAGCGGAAAATTTGAGATATTGAAGGAGGTTGTGAGGGACTTTCATGTCCATGAGTCAAGCTTCCAGGAACAATTAGAAGAGCTTGAAGAACATATCTACTTGTGCTTTCTCACAATAAACAGATCTAGGAGGCTTGTAATTCAAGAGATAATGGTAGCCCACCATTGA
- the LOC115974536 gene encoding protein Abitram isoform X1 — protein MKDHSVDHTINLEHEQEQEQDSLHRILVPDVRDLPLTPPSAIESNFVSYFAPDFTKPGHDQYVYRHANGLCVIGLARTHVAFKDTSGITAVDFNVGKSDRSGIKVTGKRKKNAQHFESNSALCKVNTDDASYIVRCCVKGSLLEVNDRLIKQPGLLNSSADREGYIAIIMPKPADWLKVKGSLLGLEEYKKLREC, from the exons ATGAAGGACCACAGCGTCGACCACACAATAAATCTTGAACACGAACAGGAACAAGAACAAGACTCATTACATAGGATTCTCGTACCTGACGTACGCGATCTCCCTCTCACTCCTCCCTCTGCCATTGAATCCAATTTCGTCTCCTATTTCGCTCCAG ATTTCACGAAGCCAGGACACGATCAGTACGTTTATCGCCATGCCAATGG atTGTGTGTGATTGGATTGGCTCGGACGCATGTGGCGTTTAAAGATACAAGTGGTATCACGGCCGTTGATTTCAACGTTGGGAAGTCTGATCGCAGCGGCATCAAGGTCACCGGAAAGCGCAAGAAG AATGCACAGCACTTTGAGTCCAACTCAGCTTTGTGTAAAGTTAACACAGATGATGCTTCTTATATTGTGAG ATGTTGTGTGAAAGGCTCTCTATTAGAAGTCAATGATAGGTTAATCAAGCAGCCGGGATTGCTTAATTCATCG GCAGATAGAGAAGGATACATTGCCATTATCATGCCAAAACCAGCAGATTGGCTCAAAGTCAAGGGATCGTTACTGGGCCTTGAAGAGTATAAGAAATTGAGAGAATGTTAA
- the LOC115974536 gene encoding protein Abitram isoform X2 — translation MKDHSVDHTINLEHEQEQEQDSLHRILVPDVRDLPLTPPSAIESNFVSYFAPDFTKPGHDQYVYRHANGLCVIGLARTHVAFKDTSGITAVDFNVGKSDRSGIKVTGKRKKNAQHFESNSALCKVNTDDASYIVRCCVKGSLLEVNDRLIKQPGLLNSSIEKDTLPLSCQNQQIGSKSRDRYWALKSIRN, via the exons ATGAAGGACCACAGCGTCGACCACACAATAAATCTTGAACACGAACAGGAACAAGAACAAGACTCATTACATAGGATTCTCGTACCTGACGTACGCGATCTCCCTCTCACTCCTCCCTCTGCCATTGAATCCAATTTCGTCTCCTATTTCGCTCCAG ATTTCACGAAGCCAGGACACGATCAGTACGTTTATCGCCATGCCAATGG atTGTGTGTGATTGGATTGGCTCGGACGCATGTGGCGTTTAAAGATACAAGTGGTATCACGGCCGTTGATTTCAACGTTGGGAAGTCTGATCGCAGCGGCATCAAGGTCACCGGAAAGCGCAAGAAG AATGCACAGCACTTTGAGTCCAACTCAGCTTTGTGTAAAGTTAACACAGATGATGCTTCTTATATTGTGAG ATGTTGTGTGAAAGGCTCTCTATTAGAAGTCAATGATAGGTTAATCAAGCAGCCGGGATTGCTTAATTCATCG ATAGAGAAGGATACATTGCCATTATCATGCCAAAACCAGCAGATTGGCTCAAAGTCAAGGGATCGTTACTGGGCCTTGAAGAGTATAAGAAATTGA
- the LOC115974537 gene encoding peroxidase 64-like: protein MAATLVSLALSILFISSSVNALSLNYYDKTCPHLESAVTDAVKNGIVNDKTVPAALLRMHFHDCFIRGCDASVLLESKGNQKAEKDGPPNISLHAFYVINNAKKAVEELCPGVVSCADILALAARDAVALSGGPTWQVPKGRKDGRISKAADTSQLPAPVFNITQLQQSFSQRGLNLNDLVALSGGHTLGFAHCSSFQNRIHNFNGSVDIDPSLKSTFAATLRSICPEHNKVRSAGITLDSTTTAFDNAYYKLLLKGKSIFSSDEALLSTPKTKALVSKFASSQEEFDNAFVKSMIKMSSIPGGQEIRLDCRKVR, encoded by the exons ATGGCAGCCACACTTGTTTCACTAGCCCTTTCAatccttttcatttcttcttcagTGAATGCACTGAGCTTGAACTATTATGACAAAACATGCCCACATCTTGAGTCCGCTGTCACCGATGCTGTCAAGAATGGCATTGTAAATGACAAAACAGTTCCAGCTGCTCTGCTTCGGATGCACTTTCACGATTGCTTCATAAGA GGTTGTGATGCTTCTGTGCTGCTGGAATCAAAGGGAAATCAAAAGGCAGAAAAGGACGGACCTCCTAACATTTCATTGCATGCATTTTATGTCATTAACAACGCAAAGAAAGCAGTGGAAGAGTTGTGCCCCGGCGTCGTCTCTTGTGCTGATATCTTGGCTCTGGCGGCTCGTGATGCCGTTGCTCTG TCTGGAGGTCCCACTTGGCAAGTaccaaaaggaagaaaagatggAAGAATCTCAAAAGCAGCCGACACCAGCCAATTACCAGCTCCAGTTTTCAACATCACTCAATTACAGCAAAGCTTCTCCCAAAGAGGCCTGAACTTGAACGATCTTGTGGCTCTCTCag GGGGACACACACTTGGGTTTGCTCATTGCTCATCATTCCAGAACAGAATTCACAATTTCAATGGCTCCGTTGACATCGACCCGTCACTGAAGTCAACCTTCGCAGCCACCTTAAGAAGCATTTGCCCGGAGCACAACAAGGTGAGAAGTGCTGGCATCACACTGGATTCAACCACCACAGCATTTGACAATGCATACTACAAGTTACTTCTCAAAGGGAAGAGTATATTTTCTTCAGATGAAGCTCTACTCAGTACCCCAAAAACTAAAGCATTGGTTTCTAAGTTTGCTAGCTCCCAAGAAGAGTTTGATAATGCTTTTGTGAAGTCCATGATCAAGATGAGTAGCATCCCTGGTGGGCAAGAGATTAGGCTGGATTGCAGAAAAGTTAGATGA